In Fibrobacter sp., a single genomic region encodes these proteins:
- a CDS encoding DNA-protecting protein DprA encodes MGKDRNSCNNAFDFFKTENLPNANNASDTRILEQDYPLLLKESKLRPRQLFYRGTLPPKDAVGIAMVGTRRPGRNAQELCKQLVESLKGTNAVVVSGLAQGIDSYCHQAALDAGIPTLAVIAQGLDARLPGSQAELARRIISEGGAVVTEYEGDFPSYKGTFPARNRIISGMSKATVLVQSKIKGGALITADYCLQEGKLLLAVPGDYDSEVASGPNMYLEQGKAKPIFAPESLWAVAGLSKKTDCHIISFEDVKKAGCNLSPEAKAFYNQFCGFRKNFSELQEESNFKTGNILAILTELEIAGLVQTRDNFQFYFNGNN; translated from the coding sequence ATGGGAAAAGATAGAAACAGTTGCAACAATGCTTTTGATTTTTTCAAGACAGAAAACTTGCCGAACGCAAACAACGCAAGCGACACAAGAATCCTGGAACAGGATTATCCCCTCCTGCTAAAGGAATCCAAGCTGCGACCGCGTCAATTATTCTATAGGGGAACCTTGCCGCCCAAGGATGCCGTCGGTATCGCCATGGTGGGCACAAGGCGACCAGGTCGAAACGCCCAGGAACTTTGCAAGCAACTTGTTGAAAGCCTTAAGGGGACAAACGCCGTCGTGGTCTCGGGGCTTGCCCAGGGCATCGACAGTTACTGCCATCAGGCAGCTCTCGACGCAGGCATTCCCACGTTGGCGGTAATTGCCCAGGGCTTGGATGCAAGACTTCCCGGATCCCAGGCCGAGTTAGCCCGCAGAATCATTTCTGAGGGTGGAGCGGTGGTTACCGAGTACGAGGGCGATTTTCCATCCTACAAGGGCACGTTCCCGGCCAGGAACCGCATTATCAGCGGGATGAGCAAAGCCACGGTACTTGTCCAGAGCAAGATAAAAGGAGGCGCCCTGATTACAGCGGATTACTGCCTGCAGGAAGGAAAGCTTCTTCTAGCTGTTCCAGGAGACTACGATAGTGAAGTTGCCAGCGGTCCAAACATGTACCTGGAACAGGGGAAAGCCAAGCCCATATTCGCCCCCGAAAGCCTATGGGCTGTGGCAGGACTTTCCAAAAAAACAGACTGCCACATCATCAGCTTCGAAGACGTAAAAAAAGCCGGATGCAACCTTTCACCAGAAGCTAAAGCCTTTTACAACCAGTTCTGCGGGTTCCGAAAGAATTTTTCTGAATTGCAAGAAGAATCTAACTTTAAGACTGGCAACATTTTAGCTATATTAACAGAGCTAGAGATTGCAGGTTTGGTCCAAACACGGGACAACTTCCAATTCTACTTTAACGGGAACAACTGA
- a CDS encoding septum formation initiator family protein, giving the protein MVVSQLLFGKNSLKQQRSISKEIAVYQHQIDSLQKIIDSRNIEIERLKNDSLYKEEILRTKYGMSLKGEKVFQLVR; this is encoded by the coding sequence GTGGTTGTTTCTCAGCTGTTGTTTGGCAAAAACAGCCTTAAGCAGCAGAGAAGTATCTCCAAGGAAATTGCCGTTTATCAGCATCAGATTGATTCGCTGCAGAAGATTATTGACAGTCGCAACATTGAGATAGAACGACTGAAGAATGATTCGTTGTATAAGGAAGAAATTCTTCGCACTAAGTACGGCATGAGTTTGAAGGGCGAAAAAGTTTTCCAGCTCGTCAGGTAG
- the fusA gene encoding elongation factor G, whose amino-acid sequence MKNITTHRNIGISAHIDSGKTTLTERILYYTKRIHAIHEVRGKDGVGATMDSMELERERGITIQSAATFASWTHTKSGEADTINIIDTPGHVDFTIEVERSLRVLDGAILVLTGVEGVQSQSITVDRQMKRYHVPRVVFVNKCDRSGANPLRVAVMLKEKLNHKPCVMQIPIGLEDQLKGVVDLVEMKAYYFEGDNGDDMRETEIPAELADQAQEYREKLVDCCADYNDEIMELAMEGKYGVDDIDKALIKKTIREACISLEVTPVFMGSAHKNIGIQKLLDGVVDYLPCPTDVENKALDLNNNEEEVVLKSEDNAPMVSYAFKLVNDRYGQLTYIRVYQGVIKKGDMITNISTGKKVSVGRLVRMHADEMVDITEAGAGDIVALFGIDCASGTTFTDGKNNFNMTSMHVPNPVIELVIEAKNRDDLDNMSKALNRFTKEDPTFQVEVNKESGETIIKGMGELHLDVYIERMRREYKVDVQTGAPQVAYRETITRASKFDYTHKKQTGGSGQYAKVVGEMRPMAVEGDSEKVYNFINSVVGGRIPKEYIPSCDKGFQSCMAAGSLIGFPVVGIEMDVQDGAFHPVDSSDMAFQVAARMAFREAFAKAGAQILEPIMKVEIQTPTEFQGSVVGNVSQRRGTIVGTNEELGMTTITAEVPLSEMFGYATDLRSMTQGKAEFTMEFAKYLPVPRNIQDELIKKYGDKAGARA is encoded by the coding sequence ATGAAAAACATTACTACCCACAGAAATATTGGTATTTCTGCTCACATCGACTCCGGTAAGACCACTCTTACCGAACGTATCCTTTACTACACCAAGCGTATTCACGCTATCCACGAAGTTCGTGGTAAGGACGGCGTCGGTGCCACGATGGACTCCATGGAACTCGAACGCGAACGCGGCATCACCATTCAGTCTGCTGCTACCTTCGCAAGCTGGACCCACACCAAGTCTGGCGAAGCCGACACCATCAACATCATCGATACCCCGGGGCACGTGGACTTCACTATCGAAGTTGAACGTTCTCTCCGTGTGCTTGACGGTGCTATCCTCGTTCTTACCGGCGTGGAAGGCGTTCAGTCTCAGTCTATTACCGTTGACCGCCAGATGAAGCGCTACCATGTGCCTCGCGTTGTGTTTGTCAACAAGTGCGACCGCTCCGGTGCAAATCCGCTCCGCGTTGCTGTTATGCTCAAGGAAAAGCTGAACCACAAGCCCTGCGTTATGCAGATTCCTATCGGTCTCGAAGACCAGCTGAAGGGCGTGGTTGACCTGGTTGAAATGAAGGCCTACTACTTCGAAGGCGACAACGGTGACGACATGCGCGAAACCGAAATCCCGGCTGAACTGGCTGACCAGGCTCAGGAATACCGTGAAAAGCTCGTTGACTGCTGCGCAGACTACAACGACGAAATCATGGAACTTGCTATGGAAGGCAAGTACGGTGTTGATGACATCGATAAGGCTCTCATCAAGAAGACCATCCGCGAAGCTTGCATTAGCCTCGAAGTTACTCCGGTGTTCATGGGTTCCGCTCATAAGAACATTGGTATCCAGAAGCTCCTCGACGGTGTCGTTGACTACCTCCCCTGCCCGACCGACGTCGAAAACAAGGCTCTCGACCTGAACAACAACGAAGAAGAAGTTGTTCTGAAGTCCGAAGACAACGCTCCCATGGTTTCCTACGCATTCAAGCTGGTGAACGACCGCTATGGTCAGTTGACCTACATCCGCGTATACCAGGGTGTTATCAAGAAGGGTGACATGATCACCAACATCTCCACCGGCAAGAAGGTTTCCGTTGGCCGTCTCGTTCGTATGCACGCTGACGAAATGGTGGATATCACCGAAGCTGGTGCAGGCGACATCGTTGCTCTGTTCGGTATTGACTGCGCATCCGGTACTACCTTTACCGATGGCAAGAACAACTTCAACATGACCTCCATGCACGTTCCTAACCCGGTTATCGAACTTGTGATCGAAGCTAAGAACCGTGACGACCTGGACAACATGTCCAAGGCTCTGAACCGCTTCACCAAGGAAGACCCGACCTTCCAGGTGGAAGTGAACAAGGAATCTGGCGAAACCATCATCAAGGGTATGGGCGAACTTCACCTCGACGTTTACATCGAACGTATGCGTCGTGAATACAAGGTTGACGTTCAAACTGGTGCTCCGCAGGTTGCATACCGCGAAACCATCACCCGCGCTTCCAAGTTCGACTACACCCACAAGAAGCAGACCGGTGGTAGCGGTCAGTACGCTAAGGTCGTCGGCGAAATGCGTCCGATGGCTGTGGAAGGCGACTCCGAAAAGGTTTACAACTTCATCAACTCCGTCGTTGGCGGCCGTATTCCTAAGGAATACATTCCGTCCTGCGATAAGGGCTTCCAAAGCTGCATGGCTGCTGGTTCCTTGATCGGCTTCCCGGTTGTTGGTATCGAAATGGACGTCCAGGATGGTGCATTCCACCCCGTTGACTCTTCCGATATGGCCTTCCAGGTTGCAGCTCGTATGGCATTCCGTGAAGCCTTCGCTAAGGCTGGCGCACAGATCCTCGAACCGATCATGAAGGTTGAAATCCAGACCCCGACCGAATTCCAGGGTTCCGTTGTTGGTAACGTTTCTCAGCGTCGTGGTACCATCGTTGGTACTAACGAAGAACTGGGCATGACCACCATCACCGCTGAAGTTCCGCTGTCTGAAATGTTCGGTTACGCAACTGACCTGCGTTCTATGACTCAGGGTAAGGCTGAATTCACCATGGAATTTGCAAAGTACCTCCCGGTTCCGCGCAACATCCAGGACGAACTCATCAAGAAGTACGGCGACAAGGCTGGCGCCAGAGCTTAA
- the mazG gene encoding nucleoside triphosphate pyrophosphohydrolase, with amino-acid sequence MKYSFDDLVKIMATLRSPEGCPWDRQQTHQSLLPYLVEESHEYIDAAQANDKVHMAEELGDVLFQIVFHSQVAKENGDFAIDDVVQGICEKMIRRHPHVFGDVKVENEKDFLDVNNPNGLRSRWETIKDAEKNNLSMAGKSAMDKVSKSMPTLARAQEIQRRAAKVGFDWIEAEPVFNKAVEEFTEFRAEMQASSEENRNIDRMEDEFGDILFSLVNVARHCGFNAALALERANSKFEKRFRVVEELARAEGKEMKEETPERLQELWREAKARTKAAESK; translated from the coding sequence ATGAAATATTCCTTTGACGATCTTGTTAAAATCATGGCTACCCTCCGCTCTCCGGAAGGCTGCCCCTGGGACAGGCAACAGACGCATCAGTCCTTGCTGCCCTATCTAGTCGAAGAATCCCACGAATACATCGATGCGGCTCAGGCGAACGATAAGGTTCACATGGCCGAAGAACTGGGAGATGTTCTCTTCCAGATTGTATTCCATTCTCAGGTCGCAAAGGAAAACGGGGATTTTGCCATTGACGACGTGGTGCAGGGAATCTGCGAAAAAATGATCCGTCGACACCCTCATGTGTTTGGCGACGTCAAGGTCGAGAATGAAAAGGACTTTCTCGATGTGAACAATCCTAACGGATTGCGCAGTCGCTGGGAGACCATCAAGGACGCGGAAAAAAACAATCTATCAATGGCTGGCAAGTCCGCTATGGATAAGGTTAGCAAGAGCATGCCTACGTTGGCCCGTGCCCAGGAGATTCAGCGTCGCGCCGCCAAGGTTGGGTTTGACTGGATCGAGGCTGAACCGGTGTTCAACAAGGCCGTAGAAGAATTTACTGAATTCCGTGCTGAAATGCAAGCAAGTTCCGAAGAAAATCGAAATATTGATCGCATGGAAGACGAGTTCGGCGATATCCTTTTCAGTTTGGTGAACGTGGCACGTCACTGCGGGTTCAATGCGGCTCTCGCCCTGGAACGCGCCAACAGCAAGTTCGAGAAACGTTTCCGCGTAGTGGAAGAGCTTGCCCGTGCCGAGGGCAAGGAAATGAAAGAAGAGACTCCGGAGCGCCTTCAGGAACTGTGGCGTGAGGCTAAGGCTCGTACAAAGGCGGCTGAATCCAAGTAG
- the map gene encoding type I methionyl aminopeptidase has translation MAKIKVKNAREIELIRDAGALAAETLLRAGEMCKPGVSTLEIDEFIGDYTRQHKGISACKGYHGYPRYACISINEVVCHGIPNAKTILKEGDIVNIDITTILQGYHGDTSAMFCVGKVSKLAQELVDTAKFAMEEGIRAAGEMGARWYDIGNTINDVADEHGFSVVQDYCGHGIGRGFHEDPLVFHFRNNEYPQFIEVGNVFTVEPMLNAGKPGTKTLADGWTAVTRDGSLSAQWEHTVVKTKDGIEILTLPR, from the coding sequence ATGGCTAAGATTAAAGTAAAGAACGCAAGAGAAATTGAGCTGATCCGCGACGCAGGCGCCCTGGCAGCAGAAACCCTGCTCCGTGCAGGCGAAATGTGCAAGCCTGGTGTCAGCACCTTGGAAATTGACGAATTCATCGGCGACTACACTCGCCAACACAAGGGCATTTCCGCATGCAAGGGTTATCATGGCTATCCCCGCTACGCTTGCATCAGCATCAACGAAGTCGTCTGCCACGGCATCCCCAACGCAAAGACTATCCTCAAGGAAGGTGATATTGTCAACATCGACATTACCACCATTCTCCAAGGCTACCACGGTGATACCTCCGCCATGTTCTGCGTCGGCAAGGTAAGCAAGCTCGCCCAGGAACTGGTCGACACCGCCAAGTTCGCCATGGAAGAAGGCATTCGCGCCGCAGGTGAAATGGGCGCCCGCTGGTACGACATCGGCAACACAATCAACGACGTTGCAGACGAACACGGCTTTAGCGTTGTCCAGGACTACTGTGGTCATGGCATCGGCCGCGGATTCCACGAAGACCCGCTGGTATTCCACTTCCGTAACAACGAATACCCCCAGTTCATCGAAGTGGGCAACGTATTCACCGTCGAACCCATGCTGAACGCAGGCAAGCCCGGCACCAAGACCCTCGCCGACGGTTGGACTGCAGTCACCCGTGACGGTTCCTTGAGCGCCCAGTGGGAACACACTGTGGTAAAGACCAAGGACGGCATTGAAATCCTGACCCTGCCTCGCTAA
- a CDS encoding efflux RND transporter permease subunit — MSVANLSVRRPVLMTVVALVILLLGAFGMSNLGIREYPNVDYPLIQVRTSYPGANAAVVEAEVTEVLESSINSAPGIKALTSTSSDGSSYISVEFETGMDLEDAANDIRDRVSRVRRRLPDDVDEPTVNKSDSDSDPILMISLVSDKLDAMDVSEIARNHVKERLQTINGVSEVMIWGEKQPTVRLWIDPIRMQALGVTGSEMSAALSRGNLELPAGSIEGSETTLSIRTLGRIMDPEAFGRIAVKTAADGTVIRVSDVANIHYEPLDTRKGFRRNGKNTVTCALVAQPGSNHVNIADEFYKRVEDIRRELPEGVDMLYGRDTSINIRASIKEVVETIFIAFLLVIAIIFAFLREGRTTIIPMVVVPVAVIGSFFVLYLCGFSINVLTLLAMVLAIGLVVDDAIVIVENIYDKIEKGMTPKQAAVAGTNEIFFAVIATSVVLMAVFVPVLALGGTTGLLFREFVAVMIGTVFLSTSCALTLSPMLCSKFLRHQKKGRFYNWTEPFFNWLNRIYAVLLGGFLKLRFLLFPVVAGLLFAAYYCFNDMSSEMAPTEDSGSVMVNVNMPEGVTLTRTKRMADAFVDEVMTILDSGEYKEVQAGAWNAGNSRIRLSLNDDKTARRPQSVIAHEIQLLGNEYPDLRVMVFEPQSISTQRGGLPVQFVLQAGSIEVLRTLVPKFMEEASKSPVFSVVNTNLKFTKPELHIEILRDKANEEGVSVNDIAQAIQLSISDKSYGEYYKDGRQYDVIGAVGYQYRATPQNLSLLTVKNRKGEAVSVDNFITYVERSASPSLPRYNRFSAATIQAGLVPGKTIGDGVEEMRRIAKEVLKEYPNVSTTLSGASKEFEESSSGLYVVFLLALALIFLVLAGQFESFRAPLVIFFTVPLALAGALTCLYLTGQTLNIFSEIALILLIALVTKNGILIVEFANQIAAATGCSKLEAARQAATRRFRPILMTSLSTVLGAVPLIATGTPSRVAMGIAIAGGLTFATFMTLFIVPAAYSYFAGKVEHVGGTDASKMA, encoded by the coding sequence ATGAGTGTAGCAAACCTTTCTGTTCGACGTCCGGTTCTTATGACCGTTGTAGCCTTGGTGATTTTGTTGCTGGGCGCATTTGGTATGAGTAACTTGGGTATCCGCGAATACCCAAACGTTGACTACCCCTTGATTCAGGTTCGAACTTCCTATCCGGGCGCAAATGCCGCGGTGGTGGAAGCGGAAGTGACCGAGGTCTTGGAATCGTCCATCAACAGTGCGCCTGGCATTAAGGCCTTGACATCTACCAGCTCCGATGGTTCCTCCTACATCAGCGTGGAATTCGAAACCGGCATGGATTTGGAAGATGCCGCCAATGATATTCGAGACCGCGTTAGCCGCGTGCGCCGCCGCTTGCCCGATGATGTGGATGAGCCTACGGTGAACAAGAGCGACTCCGACTCCGACCCTATCTTGATGATTAGCTTGGTAAGTGACAAGCTTGATGCGATGGATGTTTCTGAGATTGCTCGCAATCATGTGAAGGAGCGTCTGCAGACTATTAACGGTGTTTCCGAGGTGATGATCTGGGGTGAAAAACAGCCCACGGTTCGTTTGTGGATCGATCCTATCCGCATGCAGGCTCTAGGCGTTACCGGCAGTGAAATGAGTGCGGCTCTCAGCAGGGGAAACCTTGAACTTCCGGCGGGTTCCATCGAAGGCTCCGAGACGACACTTTCCATTCGTACCCTTGGCCGCATTATGGATCCGGAGGCCTTTGGAAGGATTGCTGTAAAGACTGCTGCCGATGGTACCGTCATCCGCGTATCTGACGTTGCGAATATTCACTATGAACCGCTGGACACCCGCAAGGGTTTTAGGCGTAATGGCAAGAACACAGTGACCTGCGCCCTGGTGGCTCAGCCGGGTAGTAACCACGTGAATATTGCTGATGAATTCTACAAGCGTGTGGAAGATATTCGCCGTGAATTGCCCGAAGGCGTAGACATGCTTTATGGTCGCGATACGAGTATCAATATTCGCGCTTCCATCAAGGAAGTGGTGGAAACCATCTTTATCGCCTTCCTCCTTGTGATTGCCATTATCTTTGCCTTCTTGCGCGAGGGCCGAACCACCATTATTCCCATGGTGGTGGTGCCTGTGGCTGTAATCGGTAGTTTCTTTGTTCTGTACCTGTGTGGCTTTAGTATCAACGTGTTGACTCTTCTTGCCATGGTGCTGGCCATTGGCCTTGTGGTGGATGACGCTATCGTGATTGTGGAGAATATCTACGACAAGATTGAAAAGGGGATGACGCCGAAGCAGGCCGCAGTGGCGGGTACCAACGAAATCTTTTTTGCAGTGATTGCGACATCTGTTGTGTTGATGGCCGTGTTTGTTCCGGTGCTTGCCTTGGGCGGAACTACGGGTCTTCTCTTTCGAGAATTTGTTGCGGTGATGATTGGAACGGTTTTCCTTTCCACAAGTTGTGCCTTGACTCTTTCTCCTATGCTTTGCTCCAAGTTCCTGCGTCATCAGAAAAAAGGCCGTTTCTATAACTGGACTGAACCTTTCTTCAACTGGCTGAACCGTATTTATGCAGTACTTTTGGGCGGATTCCTGAAGCTGCGTTTCTTGCTGTTCCCGGTGGTGGCAGGCCTTTTGTTTGCAGCCTATTATTGCTTTAATGACATGAGTAGCGAAATGGCACCAACGGAAGATTCCGGCTCTGTCATGGTTAACGTGAACATGCCCGAAGGCGTTACCCTTACCCGAACCAAGCGCATGGCCGATGCTTTTGTAGATGAGGTCATGACTATTCTGGATAGTGGTGAATACAAGGAAGTGCAGGCTGGTGCCTGGAATGCGGGTAATTCCAGAATTCGTCTTTCCTTGAATGACGACAAGACGGCGCGCCGCCCTCAGAGCGTGATTGCCCACGAAATTCAGCTGCTGGGCAATGAATACCCGGATCTTCGAGTGATGGTGTTTGAACCCCAGAGCATCAGTACCCAGCGCGGTGGCCTTCCGGTTCAGTTTGTGTTGCAGGCGGGATCCATTGAAGTATTGCGTACTTTGGTGCCCAAGTTCATGGAAGAAGCTAGCAAGAGCCCTGTGTTCAGCGTGGTGAATACCAACTTGAAGTTTACCAAGCCGGAACTTCACATCGAGATTCTTCGCGACAAGGCTAATGAGGAAGGCGTTTCCGTTAACGATATAGCCCAGGCCATCCAGCTGTCTATCAGCGACAAGAGCTATGGGGAATACTACAAGGACGGACGTCAGTACGATGTGATTGGTGCCGTTGGTTACCAGTATAGGGCTACGCCTCAGAACCTGTCTTTGCTGACGGTAAAGAACCGAAAGGGCGAGGCCGTTAGTGTCGATAATTTCATTACCTATGTGGAACGCTCTGCGTCACCGTCGCTTCCGCGATATAACCGTTTTAGTGCTGCCACCATTCAGGCGGGCCTTGTTCCCGGAAAGACCATTGGTGATGGCGTGGAGGAAATGCGTCGCATTGCAAAGGAAGTGTTGAAGGAATATCCCAACGTAAGTACAACGTTGAGTGGTGCCTCCAAGGAGTTTGAGGAAAGTTCTTCCGGCTTGTATGTGGTGTTCCTGTTGGCGCTTGCTTTGATATTCCTGGTTCTTGCAGGACAGTTTGAAAGTTTCCGTGCACCGCTGGTGATTTTCTTTACCGTGCCCCTTGCATTGGCAGGTGCGCTGACTTGCTTGTATTTGACGGGTCAGACATTGAACATCTTCAGTGAGATTGCGTTAATCCTTTTGATTGCTCTGGTGACAAAGAATGGTATCTTGATTGTGGAATTTGCAAACCAGATTGCGGCTGCCACAGGATGTTCCAAGCTGGAAGCGGCTAGGCAAGCGGCGACACGCCGCTTCCGCCCAATCCTCATGACTAGTCTTTCAACAGTTTTGGGCGCAGTGCCGCTGATCGCCACCGGCACCCCTAGCCGCGTTGCCATGGGTATCGCCATTGCTGGCGGTCTTACCTTTGCTACCTTCATGACCTTGTTCATTGTGCCTGCAGCGTACAGCTACTTTGCAGGAAAAGTGGAGCATGTTGGCGGTACTGACGCAAGCAAGATGGCTTAA
- a CDS encoding DEAD/DEAH box helicase, with translation MSDIQNQEVKEEIVNKQETVNPFLTPVNIIEPKNKLPDYTFDMLPAEQKAILASHGWTDLMPVQRKTMPYMLAARDMLVQSKTGSGKTGAYVLPLLQVIVRDHLFPQALILVPTRELAIQVQDEVQKLSAGTGIKSVAIFGGVSYEPQLKALKEGVHIIVATPGRLMDHVQRGNVDFLDIRDLILDEADEMLSMGFYPDMQKIRKYLPKQLACTMFSATIPQTVKSLAREFQRPSAEFLSLSYDKVIANNLEHRWYPCDVMDKDSMTIKVLEYENPESCMIFCNKKCDVSYLEQVLSGYGFVVGALSGDVSQALREKTLNAFRDKKLRILICTDVAARGIDVDHVTHVIVYDHPDDHEVYVHRSGRTARAGRSGVCISLVTPVEEIEIKKTAADFGINFIKQEPLTNEAIAKKVGERTLKQLQEVSKHFGGQKAKERISHFIPLAKELANGTEDQQMLLAYLLDRYIWKKN, from the coding sequence ATGAGTGATATTCAGAATCAAGAAGTTAAAGAAGAAATCGTTAATAAGCAAGAAACTGTCAATCCGTTTTTGACTCCCGTCAATATTATTGAGCCCAAGAACAAGCTCCCCGATTACACTTTCGACATGCTGCCCGCCGAACAGAAGGCGATTCTCGCAAGCCACGGCTGGACCGACCTGATGCCTGTCCAGCGCAAGACTATGCCCTACATGCTTGCCGCCCGCGATATGCTGGTACAGTCCAAGACTGGTTCGGGCAAGACCGGTGCTTATGTTCTCCCCCTCTTGCAGGTCATCGTTCGTGACCACCTGTTCCCCCAGGCTTTGATCCTGGTGCCCACCCGCGAATTGGCCATCCAGGTACAGGACGAAGTGCAGAAACTTTCTGCAGGAACCGGCATCAAGTCTGTAGCCATCTTTGGTGGCGTATCCTACGAGCCTCAGCTTAAGGCATTGAAGGAAGGCGTTCATATCATCGTTGCAACTCCGGGTCGCCTGATGGACCATGTGCAGCGCGGTAACGTGGACTTCCTGGACATCCGCGACCTGATCCTGGATGAAGCCGACGAAATGCTTTCCATGGGTTTCTATCCAGACATGCAGAAGATCCGCAAGTATCTTCCCAAGCAGCTGGCCTGCACCATGTTCAGTGCCACCATCCCCCAGACCGTGAAGAGCCTTGCCAGAGAATTCCAGCGCCCGTCCGCAGAATTCCTCTCCCTCAGCTACGACAAGGTTATCGCCAACAACCTGGAACATCGTTGGTATCCCTGCGACGTCATGGACAAGGACTCCATGACCATCAAGGTTCTGGAATACGAAAATCCCGAAAGCTGCATGATTTTCTGCAACAAGAAGTGCGACGTCAGCTACCTGGAACAGGTGCTCTCCGGCTACGGATTTGTTGTTGGAGCCCTCAGTGGCGACGTAAGCCAGGCTCTCCGCGAAAAGACATTGAACGCCTTCCGCGACAAGAAACTGCGTATCTTGATCTGTACAGACGTTGCAGCCCGCGGTATCGACGTAGATCACGTAACCCACGTTATCGTCTACGATCATCCGGACGACCACGAAGTCTACGTCCACCGCAGTGGACGTACGGCCCGTGCAGGCCGTAGCGGCGTCTGCATCTCCCTGGTTACACCGGTTGAGGAAATCGAAATCAAGAAGACCGCCGCAGACTTCGGCATCAACTTCATCAAGCAGGAACCGCTGACCAACGAAGCCATCGCCAAGAAGGTTGGCGAACGCACCCTCAAGCAGCTGCAGGAAGTTAGCAAGCATTTCGGTGGCCAGAAGGCCAAGGAACGCATCAGCCACTTCATTCCCCTGGCCAAGGAACTGGCTAACGGAACCGAAGACCAGCAGATGCTTCTTGCCTACCTGCTGGACAGATACATCTGGAAGAAAAATTAA
- a CDS encoding EcsC family protein gives MSENNEQLDERQEVSDSQDSKKSTTDKLKDRITSVLLDLITDIPDSLHNKTEDPDEKVRKLTMQAALKASSVSATLSIPAGITGILTSIPDIAAVWRIQAQLVSDIAASYGKLALLSREAMIWCLFRHSAASLLRDLAVRTGSRIIVQKLSAAALKTILTKIGIQVSSKLLGKVAIRAIPAIGALGNGLYTYYDTNEVGKTAAAYFKALSNQDPDVKDAEVVTDPENS, from the coding sequence ATGAGTGAAAATAACGAACAGCTGGATGAAAGGCAGGAAGTTTCCGACTCCCAGGATTCCAAGAAGAGTACTACAGACAAGCTAAAAGACCGCATAACAAGCGTTCTGCTTGATTTGATTACGGATATTCCCGATTCCCTTCACAACAAAACCGAGGATCCCGACGAAAAGGTCCGCAAACTGACCATGCAGGCCGCCCTCAAGGCATCCTCCGTCAGCGCTACCCTGTCCATTCCAGCGGGCATCACCGGCATCCTCACGTCCATTCCTGATATTGCCGCTGTTTGGCGTATCCAGGCCCAGCTGGTGTCCGACATTGCTGCAAGCTACGGCAAGCTGGCCCTGCTTAGCCGCGAAGCCATGATCTGGTGTCTGTTCCGCCATAGCGCCGCCTCCCTGCTTAGGGACCTGGCCGTTAGAACAGGAAGCCGCATCATCGTCCAAAAGCTGTCCGCCGCCGCCCTCAAGACCATCCTGACAAAAATAGGGATCCAGGTATCCTCCAAGCTACTGGGCAAGGTCGCCATTAGAGCAATTCCTGCCATTGGAGCCCTTGGCAACGGACTTTATACCTACTACGACACAAACGAGGTAGGCAAGACCGCCGCAGCCTACTTCAAGGCCCTTTCCAACCAAGATCCAGACGTCAAGGATGCCGAGGTTGTAACGGATCCTGAAAACAGCTAA